TGGGGAATTGATCCGGATGGGCGCAAGCGCTGGGGGGAAAAGCGGGGAGCGGGAAAAGTCACGGCGGACGCAACCTACGTTTATGCTTACGTGGTGAGCTGGTATACCAAGGAAACCATTTGCCGGTTCCGGGTGACGGATGGTTCCACCCAGCCCTTTATCCTCGACGGAAAACCGCGCACCTTCGACCTGCCTTTGACCGAGATTCTCGGACAACCCGAGCCCGGCAAGGTCACCGGCATGGCCGTGCATGGGGGACAATTGGTTCTGGCCTTGAGCAGCGGTAAACTGGTCGTGCTGGATGCCGCATCCGCCGCTGTCCTGAAGCAGTTCGAGGTGGCCGATCCCAGCGAAATCGCTTTTGGAACGGACGGCACCCTATACGGATTATCGGGGGGGAAAGTGCATCAGATTCATTGCGATAGCGGGACGCTCACGCCCATCGCCACCCCCAAAGTGGACAAAGCCGTGGCGCTCTCGGTTGACCGCGAAGGGAATATTGTCCTGGCCGATGCCGGTCCGGATAGCCAGGTGAAGGTTTTCAGCCCCAAAGGCAAGCTGGTTTATGCCTGCGGCAAAAAAGGCGGCCGCCCCATCCGTGGCGCGTATGATGAACAGGCGATGATGCGAATGAGTTCTGTGTCCGTGGATAGCCGGGGCCGGGTGTGGGTGGTGGAGAACTGGAGCTACCCGCGCCGGGTGTCGGTGTGGGAGCGCAGCGGTAAGTTGATCCGGGATTATCTGGGTAACACCGGCTATGCGGGTGTCGGTTGCTATTTGCACGAGCAGGATCCCACGCTCGCCTACTGTGGTCCCATTGAGTTCCAACTCGATAAAACCAATCGCACGTGGAAAATCTCCCGCATTCTTTGGGTGCCCGACCCGGAGAAGGGCGAGAGTTTTACCCTGGCTACCGGGGGCAACGCGCTTCCCCAGCGTTTTCGCAGTGCTGCCAGCGGCCAGCCGCGCGAATATCTGTACGCGCATGACACCGCCAATGAGGGCACCGGGCACGTGATCTTCATGGAACGCAAGGGCCGTTGGCAACCGGTGGCCGCGCTCTGCCTGGTGGGCCATCTTTCCGGTCGCTTGTCGCATCACGGCGAGGTGCTGGAGGAGCCGTCAGGGGAAATGGCGGGGCTGGATCCCTATGACGTCTGCCTGTGGAACGATACCAATCGGGATGGCAAAGTGCAGCGCGGCGAATGCGCCATCATTCGCGCCCAGCTTGCCCCCGGCAACAAACGCTCGCAACCGGGGCTGCGGCTCGGCAATGGCTGGGGCGGCCGGTTGGGCGAGGATATGAGCATCTACACCGATGGCTTGGCTCGCTACCAGCCATTGGGTTTCACCGATGACGGCGCTCCGATCTACGGCTTGGATGGCCGCTTCCCGCTTTCCCAACGCCTGGCTGGCGCCGACCTGGTGCCGGTGCCGGGAGAGGAGCGCCTGGTATTTTTTGCCGGCGGTTCCCGCGATGTGCCGGGCGTGCTGGCCGGGCTCGACCTCCGTTCCGGCCAGGTGCAATGGGACTATCCCAACCCCTACCACAGCGTGCATGGTTCGCACCGCGCACCGATGCCCAAGCCGGGCCTGCTGATCGGTCCGTTGAAAACCTGCGGCGTCGCCCATGTGGACGACACCATCGGGAACGTCTTTTTGATTCGTGGTAATCTGGGGCAGGACTTTCTGTTCACCACCGACGGACTCTTCGTAGGTGCCATGTTCCAGGATGGCCGTCTGCCGGGTGATTCCCTGCCGGAGCGCGAGGCGGCGCTGCTGAATCTCCCCATGGAAGGCTTCACTGAAGGCGGCGAGCCGTTCAACGGCTGGTTTGGCAGGCAGTCCGATGGCAAAATCCGGCTCACCACCGGCATGGCCCGGGAAGCGGGCATGATTCTCCAGGTGCGCGGGCTGGAGACCATCCGCCGCTTTACGGGCGGCACCGTGGCGCTGAATCAGCCGGCCATTTTGAAAGCCGACAAGGAAAACACGGAGCGCGCCAAGGCCGCCGCGCAAACGCGGCAGTACACCATTATTGCCGCTCCCGCCGGCAAGCCCATGGAGGGCAAGAGCGATTTCTGGAAAGAAGTGCCCGCCCTGAATGTCGGTCGCGAGGGTCAGCCCGACCGGGCCGCCGTCAAGCTGGCGTATGACGCCGAAAATCTCTACGTGCAATTTGACGTGCAGGACAGCTCGCCCTGGCGCAACGAGGGCCGCGATTTTGCCCGGCTCTTCAAGACGGGCGATGCGGTGGATCTGCAATTCAGTGCCCGGGCAGGCGTCAAACCGCACCGGGAACCGGAGGCTGGCGACGTGCGCGTGCTGATCGCCCCCGGTCAAAACCAGCCGCTGGCGGTGCTCATGGTGCCGGTGGATAAGGCTGCTCCTGCCAATGCCCGCAAGGCCTACACCTCCCCCGTGGGCACGAAAAAATTTGATCGGGTGGAGCCGCTGGCGACGGCGCGTGTGAGCGTGAAGGTGGAAGGCGCCCGCTATCGCATCGAAGCCGTTCTGCCCTGGCGCGCGCTGGGATTATCCCCGCAGCCGGGGATGACGATTCGCGGCGATGTGGGCTTCATTTCCTCGGATGCCCAAGGGATGCTGAACGTGGCCCGCACCTACTGGGCCAATCCCAACACGAATCTCGTCAACGATGAGCCACTGGAAGCGTGGATCTACCCAGATACCTGGGGCGAGTTTACCTTTAAGAAGGAGTGAAATGCGGGGTGCCGCAACCATTCGTGTTGCCGACTTCCTCTATCAGGAAACCATCGACACGTTGGGGACCAAGACCATTTGAGTAAAAAAAAGACCGTGCCAGGGGCACGGTCTTTGCGAAAAGGAATTTTCCCGGAGATTACTCAACTCGGACCAGGAACTTGTGAATGGTGGTTTGGGTGTAGGTTTCGCCGGCTTTCAGGACAATGGTGGGGAATTTGGGATGGTTGATGGAATCCGGGAAATGATCGGTTTCCATGCAGAAGCCAAAGTGCTTCTTATAGACCACGCCGCCTTTGCCGGTCAACGTGCCGTCCAGGAAATTGCCGGTGTAGAACTGGAGGCCGGGCTCGGTGGTGTAGATTTCCATCCCACGACCGCTTTCCGGTTCATAGACGCGCGCCGCGAATTCGGGCGACTGGCTCACCTCGGATTTGAGGACGTAATTATGGTCATACCCGCGCGGGGTATTGGTCAACTTGCCAATCCGCGAGCCGATCGGCATCGGCTTGGTAAAGTCCATGGGGGACCCGGAAACCTTTTTCAATTCGCCAGTGGGGATGAGGGTGTCATCCACTGGAGTGTACCGCTTGGCGTTCAACTGCACGATATGCCCGAGGATGTCGGCCTGGTTCTCCTTGTCCTTGGGGTTCAGGTTGAAGTAGCTGTGATTGGTCAGGTTGATCGGGGTGTCTTTATCGCTCTTGGCCATGTAATCAATCCGCAGCTCGTTTTTCTCGGTGAGGGTGTACAGAATGATAACCGTCAGGTTGCCGGGATAGCCTTCCTCGCCATCGGGGCTGAGATACGTGAACTTGACGCACGGGCCGAGCTGGTTCGTATAGACTTCGGCTTTCCAGACGACCTTGTCAAAGCCCTTGATGCCGCCATGCAGGTGGTTGGGGCCGTTATTGGTGGCGACGGAAAAGGATTTTCCGTTGAGCTTGAACTGGCCTTTGGCGATGCGGTTGGCCACGCGCCCAATGGCGGCGCCAAAGTAGGGATGCCCCTTCACATAACCATCCAGGTTGTCAAAGCCGAGCACAATGTCGCCCATTTTACCCGTGCTATCGGGCGCGCGCAGTTCGGTGATGATTGCGCCAAAGGTGATCACTTTGCAGGAGAGCCCGTTGGAGTTGACCAGCGTATATTGGCCAATCTCGGTGCCGTCAGGCAGTTTGCCATAAGAGCTTTTTTCAACGCTAGATTTCAT
Above is a genomic segment from Verrucomicrobiota bacterium containing:
- a CDS encoding aldose epimerase family protein encodes the protein MKIQTLALALALAATPATLLLGADTQPAQPAPAMKSSVEKSSYGKLPDGTEIGQYTLVNSNGLSCKVITFGAIITELRAPDSTGKMGDIVLGFDNLDGYVKGHPYFGAAIGRVANRIAKGQFKLNGKSFSVATNNGPNHLHGGIKGFDKVVWKAEVYTNQLGPCVKFTYLSPDGEEGYPGNLTVIILYTLTEKNELRIDYMAKSDKDTPINLTNHSYFNLNPKDKENQADILGHIVQLNAKRYTPVDDTLIPTGELKKVSGSPMDFTKPMPIGSRIGKLTNTPRGYDHNYVLKSEVSQSPEFAARVYEPESGRGMEIYTTEPGLQFYTGNFLDGTLTGKGGVVYKKHFGFCMETDHFPDSINHPKFPTIVLKAGETYTQTTIHKFLVRVE